The following coding sequences lie in one Arachis hypogaea cultivar Tifrunner chromosome 4, arahy.Tifrunner.gnm2.J5K5, whole genome shotgun sequence genomic window:
- the LOC112795809 gene encoding putative E3 ubiquitin-protein ligase RF298, with protein sequence MASLVASQMSPSVSVKEKGSRNKRKFRTDPPLGEPNNIVPSPQHESISYEFSAEKFETTAGHEESSVFDPSSVNQDHSNALKLELGLSSPVVSSEVGISQPKEEHEVDELSDADWSDLTEVQLEELLLSNLDTIFKSAIKKIVASGYTEEVATKSILRSGICYGCKDTVSNIVDNTLSLLRNGQEMDPSQEHGFEDLVQLEKYMLAELICVLREVRPFFSTGDAMWCLLICDMNVSHACAMDTDPLGSDSMVDGCSSVQPESQSNIEAKGAELTLPSPCKSASSTEKSDVAGDSVANNSKNFQILGELLEKESADAECSNVGTSQSPLLEEKCGSVRKVNSTGSKRDYILRQKSFHVEKGCRTHGSKGSSRGGKGSGLSSLILERKLKSISEATAISLKSASLKISKAMGIDVTQDNLNPNPITVNSDSTDTVSWSTDTLSLIPAADTIPTVTVPTALSATDTDLSLSLCSQSKSSTTPLCCNNETPNDSCTGILFDKSLGQWTPQDRKDEMIMKLIPRVQELQNQLQEWTEWANQKVMQAARRLSKDKAELKTLRQEKDEVELLKKEKQTLEENTMKKLSEMENALRKASRQVERANAAVRKLEVENAMLRREMEAAKLRAAESATSCQEISRREKKTQLKFQSREKQKSLFQEELMTVKRKLAQLRQVLEQAKLQQEQAEARWEQAAKAKDELLLQASSIRKEREQIEESTKSKEEMIKSKAEIDLQRNSDDIQKLEKEIAQMRLKTDSFKIAALRKGIDGSHNGGYTDIKNNTYMEESKSSCISELVTSLSDYSLMVGVKRERECVMCLSEEMSVVFLPCAHQVVCTTCNELHEKQGMQDCPSCRSPIHRRISVRYAHT encoded by the exons ATGGCATCATTGGTTGCCAGTCAAATGTCTCCTTCAGTTTCTGTCAAAGAGAAGGGAAGTAGGAATAAGAGAAAGTTCAGAACTGATCCACCTTTAGGGGAACCAAATAACATTGTTCCTTCGCCTCAACATGAAAGCATTAGTTATGAATTCTCTGCCGAAAAATTCGAAACAACAGCAGGTCATGAGGAATCCTCAGTTTTTGACCCGTCCAGTGTTAATCAAGATCATTCTAATGCATTGAAGCTTGAACTTGGATTGTCTAGTCCTGTGGTTTCTTCAGAAGTTGGGATTAGCCAACCCAAGGAGGAGCATGAGGTGGATGAATTGAGTGATGCTGATTGGAGTGATCTCACAGAAGTGCAATTGGAAGAACTTCTCTTGAGCAATTTGGACACCATTTTTAAGAGCGCAATAAAAAAGATTGTTGCAAGTGGATACACCGAAGAAGTTGCTACAAAATCCATCTTAAGGTCTGGCATCTGTTATGGATGTAAAGATACTGTATCGAATATAGTTGATAATACGTTATCATTGCTAAGAAATGGACAAGAGATGGATCCTTCACAAGAGCATGGTTTTGAGGATTTAGTCCAGCTAGAGAAGTACATGTTGGCTGAATTAATTTGTGTGCTTCGGGAGGTTCGACCATTCTTTAGTACTGGGGATGCAATGTGGTGCCTGTTAATTTGTGACATGAATGTTTCACATGCTTGTGCAATGGACACCGACCCTTTAGGTAGTGATAGCATGGTTGATGGTTGTTCTTCTGTTCAACCCGAATCGCAATCAAATATAGAAGCAAAAGGTGCTGAATTGACCCTTCCAAGTCCTTGTAAATCTGCTTCCTCAACTGAGAAATCAGATGTGGCTGGAGATTCTGTTGCAAACAACTCAAAGAATTTTCAAATTCTTGGTGAACTCTTGGAGAAAGAGAGCGCTGATGCTGAATGTAGTAATGTTGGAACATCTCAGTCCCCCCTATTAGAAGAAAAGTGTGGTAGTGTTAGGAAGGTAAATTCCACTGGTTCCAAGAGGGATTACATTCTTCGACAGAAGTCATTCCATGTTGAAAAAGGTTGTCGGACACATGGATCTAAAGGGTCTTCAAGAGGAGGAAAGGGAAGTGGTTTGAGTAGTTTAATCTTGGAGAGAAAACTTAAATCCATTTCAGAAGCTACTGCAATAAGCTTAAAGAGTGCATCCTTAAAGATAAGTAAGGCAATGGGAATTGATGTGACCCAAGACAATCTTAATCCTAACCCCATCACAGTGAACTCTGATTCTACTGATACTGTTTCTTGGTCAACGGATACGTTGTCTCTAATACCTGCAGCAGATACTATACCTACAGTCACTGTCCCAACTGCATTATCTGCCACAGATACCGACCTTTCTCTTTCATTGTGCTCCCAAAGCAAGTCTTCTACAACGCCATTATGTTGCAATAATGAGACTCCTAACGATAGTTGTACAGGGATACTATTTGACAAGTCCCTGGGGCAATGGACACCGCAAGATAGAAAGGATGAGATGATTATGAAGTTGATTCCGAGGGTACAAGAGCTGCAAAATCAGCTTCAAGAATGGACTGAATGGGCGAATCAGAAGGTTATGCAGGCTGCTCGTCGGCTGAGTAAGGACAAGGCTGAGCTCAAGACACTAAGGCAAGAGAAAGACGAAGTTGAACTTCTAAAAAAAGAGAAGCAAACTCTTGAGGAAAACACCATGAAGAAGCTTTCTGAGATGGAAAATGCCTTGCGCAAAGCAAGCAGGCAGGTAGAACGAGCTAATGCTGCTGTCCGGAAGCTTGAGGTGGAGAATGCTATGCTGAGGCGAGAGATGGAGGCCGCTAAGTTACGTGCGGCAGAATCGGCCACAAGCTGTCAAGAGATCTCAAGGAGGGAAAAGAAGACTCAATTAAAGTTTCAGTCACGGGAGAAGCAGAAATCTTTATTTCAGGAAGAGCTAATGACGGTAAAGCGCAAATTAGCCCAACTACGGCAGGTTTTGGAgcaagctaaattacaacaagagcAAGCTGAG GCTAGATGGGAGCAGGCAGCAAAGGCAAAAGATGAACTTCTCCTGCAGGCAAGTTCTATAAGAAAGGAAAGAGAGCAAATTGAAGAGTCCACAAAATCCAAGGAAGAGATGATCAAATCAAAAGCAGAAATAGATTTGCAAAGGAACAGTGATGATATCCAAAAGCTCGAAAAAGAAATCGCGCAAATGAGGCTAAAGACTGACTCTTTCAAAATTGCTGCACTGAGAAAGGGAATCGATGGAAGCCACAACGGCGGCTATACAGACATAAAAAACAACACTTATATGGAAGAATCAAAGAGTTCTTGTATCTCAGAACTGGTTACTAGTTTAAGTGACTACTCCTTGATGGTTGGTGTGAAACGAGAGAGGGAATGTGTGATGTGCCTTTCCGAGGAGATGTCGGTCGTGTTCCTCCCCTGTGCTCATCAGGTGGTTTGCACTACATGCAATGAACTGCATGAGAAACAGGGTATGCAAGATTGCCCTTCTTGCCGGAGTCCCATTCACCGGCGAATTTCTGTTCGTTATGCtcatacttaa
- the LOC112795814 gene encoding uncharacterized protein, which yields MTRTNREMLQTRMDHQQLNPSGAKPVAAAAPPLHKSDADDDDENVKQLDECSALYLLMQDCVVRTNRNWKECQPEIQALKECFEKKKINKGDLI from the exons ATGACACGCACAAATCGAGAAATG CTTCAAACGCGAATGGATCACCAACAGTTAAACCCGAGCGGAGCGAAACCGGTGGCTGCGGCGGCGCCTCCGCTTCACAAAAGTGACGCCGACGACGACGATGAGAACGTTAAGCAGCTCGACGAGTGTTCTGCTCTCTACCTTTTAATGCAG GATTGCGTTGTTCGAACAAACAGGAATTGGAAAGAATGCCAGCCAG AAATTCAAGCTCTGAAGGAATGttttgagaagaagaagataaacaaaG GTGATTTGATATGA
- the LOC112795813 gene encoding peptide methionine sulfoxide reductase B5, which yields MAGSTEFQVQKSEEEWRAILSPEQFRILRQKGTELKGTGEYNKFYEEGVYNCAGCATPLYKSSTKFDSGCGWPAFFEGLPGAINRSPDPDGRRTEITCAACGGHLGHVFKGEGFKTPTDERHCVNSVSVKFIPSNSTA from the exons ATGGCAGGGTCAACAGAGTTTCAGGTTCAGAAATCAGAGGAGGAATGGAGGGCCATTCTCTCCCCTGAGCAGTTCAGGATCCTACGCCAGAAAGGAACTGA ATTAAAGGGTACTGGAGAATATAACAAGTTCTATGAAGAAGGGGTTTACAACTGTGCTGGGTGTGCAACTCCTCTTTACAAGTCTTCCACTAAATTTGACTCTGGTTGTGGTTGGCCTGCTTTCTTTGAGGGTTTACCTGGTGCCATCAATCGCTCA CCGGACCCAGATGGGAGGAGGACTGAGATAACTTGTGCAGCATGTGGTGGCCATTTGGGTCATGTTTTCAAAGGAGAGGGGTTCAAGACACCCACTGATGAACGCCATTGTGTTAATAGTGTTTCTGTTAAGTTTATTCCATCTAATTCTACTGCTTAA
- the LOC112795810 gene encoding SAC3 family protein B: MSYTGFGKGSGPSAPPKSQPPFGFNNSFPRPSSSPPPPPPPSSSLPTPPRPRSIESSGWSNVQRPFYRDLETHTPVRSTPVTTFIASRDSTNGVTARISRFPNPERTRSPPVSYEDLDDLRDPDQTVQRNNQSSSPVDGRGHLLHLKSPPQSAPSLPSNHHSVWNSQSPSTSVQQQALSPRAWNGQASYANPSNHQNLSPGPPYIGSQNLQNNVTKELNSQGSKRTRSPPSSSAIRQEVVHKEFRRPSISPPRMTNTSNVLRTGPPQMNQRSLTSVVSEATDSGPISSTATKRGRSPPSSFPVNETVEGNSISIEDSPEREALAKAKRLARFKVELSKSEQNSADVADQKASANRHEQSVLEQRYVGGHAMDSAGNFTNGHAVSDHEGLETSKVIIGLCPDMCPEPERGERERKGDLDQYERLDGDRNVTSRLLAVKKYTRTAEREASLIRPMPILQKTIDYLLSLLDQPYDERFLGAYNFLWDRMRAIRMDLRMQHIFNQGAITMLEQMIKLHIIAMHELCEYTKGEGFSEGFDAHLNIEQMNKTSVELFQMYDDHRKKGILVPTEKEFRGYYALLKLDKHPGYKVEPAELSLDLAKMTPEIRQTPEVLFARNVARACRTGNFIAFFRLARKATYLQACLMHAHFAKLRTQALASLHSGLQNNQGLPVSHVANWLAMEDEVIEDLLEYHGFLIKSFEEPYMVKEGPFLNGDTDYPTKRSKLVHKKKSETIIEDVSPLSQAEVPPAVTKIETRKQNKEEPQIIPSIENDSFRQKLDEEMPDSQVTLSPKDSKAGKAIPWIQNKEELLGRQDSGKYHNMASPKPSPVNFQFPNKMPEPQVTSAYSDLNMRGSPSPRRNLNFNVDVRPLEVAPKPASSESSLVSSIFVPLPVAHDVSKDQSLVIRQEENEDQVDDNSEDFQDKEIADAKLKLFLRLWRRRVSKLRTLREQRQLATNAALESLPLGPPIRQYTNQPGSFDKFDIDTAMRERCEKQEKSQARLNVSEIVANTLDRRNKEAKCLCWKIILCSQTNSGYEMGSAGWWLASKLMPSSDKDVILSTPGLAIWRKWFSNQLGTDPTCCISVIRDTALGRLDEAASGANAVVFLVSESLSWELQRIHLHNLLNTISSGACLPLLILCGRYDKGFSSIIMHELHLQDIDKSRVSCFRIVFLIENQQVEHLSGFFSDQRLREGLEWLAGESPLHPTLRCVKVRELVHRHLSSLSGAQDISSNYKLGPNDCISLFNEALDCSLQEIILAANSNPAGWPCPEIGLLDKSCDEDRVVKRYLPTLGWSSKAKIKPVICALQNCKLPTFPDNLSWLARGCKARHEIENQRIQLENCLILYLTHTCKMMGAPLATKEAHVTIQTCSRLELNGSGYRVVPHWGTIFRRIFNWRLMSLCCGDISMAYISESHDVGFPSSDLDMGFDASFTSSYNLNPTLDELISVNFDTPLPVYGHSEPKAIQQIPQKDSNDVFHNERNAETTFHVDASINTAYTFGLNNVSSEALTKENSTKEADQLSKLLEQCNLLQDGIAEKLSIYFRVA; the protein is encoded by the exons ATGTCGTATACGGGATTTGGGAAGGGTTCTGGACCCTCTGCACCTCCCAAATCCCAACCCCCTTTCGGCTTCAACAACTCTTTtcctcgtccttcttcttctcctcctcctcctcctcctccttcttcttctctcccaACCCCTCCTAGACCCAG ATCCATTGAATCTTCTGGTTGGAGTAATGTTCAGAGACCTTTCTATAGagatttagaaactcatactccTGTAAGATCCACTCCTGTCACAACATTTATTGCTTCACGCGATTCCACAAATGGTGTTACAGCCAGAATTTCTAGATTTCCGAACCCAGAACGGACCAGATCTCCCCCTGTGTCCTATGAAGATCTTGATGATTTGAGGGACCCTGACCAAACTGTCCAAAGAAATAA CCAGTCAAGTTCACCAGTTGATGGTCGCGGTCATTTACTTCATTTAAAATCACCACCACAATCAGCTCCTTCATTACCTTCAAATCATCACTCTGTTTGGAATTCTCAAAGTCCCTCAACTTCTGTCCAGCA GCAAGCTTTATCTCCCAGAGCATGGAATGGCCAAGCCAGTTATGCTAACCCTTCGAACCATCAAAACCTTTCCCCAGGCCCTCCATACATTGGTTCTCAGAATCTCCAGAATAATGTTACAAAAGAACTTAACAGTCAAGGGTCAAAGAGGACTAGGTCACCTCCTTCATCTTCTGCCATCAGACAGGAAGTTGTTCATAAAGAATTTAGAAG gCCTTCTATATCTCCACCTAGAATGACAAATACGTCAAATGTTCTAAGGACTGGGCCTCCTCAAATGAATCAAAGATCCTTAACATCTGTTGTTTCTGAAGCCACTGATAGTGGGCCCATCAGCTCCACTGCAACTAAGAGAGGAAGGTCTCCTCCTTCATCATTTCCGGTCAATGAAACTGTTGAAGGCAACTCCATCTCCATAGAAGACAGCCCTGAACG TGAAGCGCTAGCCAAGGCAAAGCGTTTAGCTCGCTTCAAGGTAGAATTAAGCAAATCTGAACAAAATAGTGCTGATGTTGCTGACCAGAAGGCTTCTGCAAATAGACATGAACAGTCTGTGTTGGAGCAGAGATATGTTGGGGGGCATGCGATGGATTCAGCTGGAAACTTCACTAATGGCCATGCTGTTTCTGATCATGAAGGCCTTGAAACATCCAAAGTAATTATTGGCTTATGTCCAGATATGTGTCCTG AGCCTGAGAGGGGAGAGCGTGAAAGGAAAGGGGACCTTGATCAGTATGAACGCTTGGATGGAGATAGAAATGTAACCAGCAGACTTCTTGCAGTTAAGAAG TATACTAGGACAGCAGAGAGGGAAGCAAGCTTGATTCGACCTATGCCCATACTGCAGAAGACAATTGATTATCTACTTTCTCTGCTAGATCAGCCCTATGATGAGAGGTTTCTTGGTGCATATAACTTCTTGTGGGATAGGATGAGAGCAATTCGAATGGACCTGAGAATGCAGCACATTTTCAATCAAGGGGCTATTACTATGCTTGAACAGAtg ATCAAATTACACATCATTGCAATGCATGAATTATGCGAATACACAAAAGGAGAGGGATTTTCTGAGGGCTTTGATGCTCACCTCAATATTGAACAGATGAACAAAACTTCGGTTGAATTGTTTCAGATGTATGATGATCACAGAAAGAAAGGAATACTTGTGCCTACTGAAAAAGAGTTTCGAGGTTATTATGCTCTCCTTAAATTGGATAAGCACCCTGGCTATAAA GTTGAACCTGCAGAGCTATCCCTCGATCTCGCTAAGATGACTCCAGAGATAAGGCAGACTCCAGAAGTTCTATTTGCCCGCAATGTAGCAAG AGCTTGCAGAACTGGTAATTTTATTGCCTTCTTTCGACTTGCAAGAAAAGCTACTTATCTTCAGGCATGTCTAATGCATGCGCACTTTGCAAAG TTGCGTACCCAGGCACTTGCTTCTTTACATTCTGGTCTGCAGAATAACCAAGGCCTCCCTGTTTCTCATGTTGCTAACTGGCTTGCCAtggag GATGAAGTTATAGAAGACCTCTTGGAGTATCATGGATTCTTGATAAAGTCATTTGAAGAACCATACATGGTGAAGGAAGGCCCATTTCTCAATGGTGATACTGACTATCCCACGAAGCGTTCCAAACTTGTGCACAAGAAAAAGTCTGAAACAATAATTGAGGATGTATCACCCTTGAGTCAAGCGGAAGTACCACCTGCGGTAACTAAGATAGAGACAAGAAAGCAAAACAAGGAGGAGCCTCAAATAATTCCGTCCATTGAAAATGATAGTTTTAGACAGAAGCTTGATGAGGAAATGCCCGACTCACAAGTTACGTTGTCCCCAAAAGATAGCAAAGCAGGAAAGGCTATCCCTTGGATACAAAATAAGGAAGAGCTACTTGGTCGTCAAGACAGTGGAAAATATCATAATATGGCTAGCCCTAAACCATCACCGGTCAACTTCCAATTCCCTAATAAAATGCCTGAGCCACAAGTTACTAGTGCGTATTCTGATTTAAATATGAGAGGCTCTCCTAGTCCTAGGAGAAACTTGAACTTTAATGTTGATGTGAGACCATTGGAGGTTGCACCAAAACCAGCTTCATCTGAAAGTTCATTAGTTAGTAGTATTTTTGTGCCACTTCCTGTGGCCCATGATGTATCCAAGGATCAGTCTCTTGTTATCCGCCAGGAAGAAAATGAGGATCAAGTGGATGATAACAGTGAAGACTTTCAAGATAAAGAAATTGCTGACGCCAAGCTGAAGTTGTTCTTAAG GTTATGGAGGAGACGAGTGTCAAAATTAAGGACGTTACGTGAGCAGAGGCAGTTAGCAACAAATGCTGCATTAGAGTCATTGCCATTGGGTCCTCCAATTCGACAATATACAAAT CAACCTGGTAGCTTTGACAAGTTTGACATCGATACAGCTATGAGGGAGAGATGTGAAAAGCAGGAAAAGTCACAAGCAAGACTTAATGTCTCAGAAATAGTTGCCAATACACTAGACAGAAGAAACAAAGAAGCTAAATGCTTGTGCTggaaaattattctatgttctcaGACGAACAGTGGATATGAAATGGGATCAGCAGGCTGGTGGTTGGCCTCCAAGCTCATGCCTTCTAGCGACAAAGATGTGATTTTGTCAACTCCTGGCTTAGCAATATGGAGGAAGTGGTTTTCTAACCAACTCGGCACTGATCCTACTTGCTGCATCTCTGTAATCAGGGATACAGCACTTGGTAGATTAGATGAGGCAGCATCTGGGGCGAACGCAGTTGTGTTTCTTGTTTCTGAGAGCCTTTCATGGGAACTGCAGAGAATTCATCTCCATAATCTTCTGAACACAATTTCCTCTGGAGCTTGCCTACCACTATTGATCTTATGTGGTAGATATGACAAAGGGTTCTCTTCTATTATAATGCATGAACTGCACCTTCAGGACATTGATAAATCACGGGTTAGTTGCTTCCGGATTGTTTTCCTTATTGAAAACCAGCAGGTGGAACACTTAAGTGGATTTTTCAGTGATCAACGACTGAGAGAGGGTCTGGAATGGCTGGCAGGTGAATCACCTTTACATCCTACGCTTCGTTGTGTGAAAGTACGAGAACTTGTTCATAGGCATCTTAGTTCCTTATCAGGGGCTCAGGACATCAGCAGTAACTACAAGTTGGGTCCGAATGACTGTATCTCATTGTTCAATGAAGCCTTAGATTGCTCATTGCAGGAAATTATTCTAGCTGCCAATTCAAATCCTGCTGGTTGGCCATGCCCGGAGATTGGCTTACTTGACAAGTCATGTGATGAAGATAGGGTGGTTAAAAGGTACTTGCCGACTTTAGGATGGAGCTCGAAAGCAAAAATTAAACCAGTAATTTGTGCTCTGCAAAACTGTAAGCTCCCGACGTTTCCTGATAATTTATCCTGGTTGGCCAGAGGATGTAAAGCTAGACATGAAATTGAGAACCAGAGGATACAGCTCGAAAATTGCTTGATCCTGTATCTGACTCATACTTGTAAGATGATGGGAGCCCCATTGGCAACGAAAGAGGCACATGTCACAATTCAAACCTGTTCTAGACTGGAGCTGAATGGCTCAGGCTATCGTGTAGTTCCTCACTGGGGCACGATTTTTCGTCGGATTTTCAACTGGCGATTGATGAGTTTATGTTGTGGGGATATCTCCATGGCTTATATCTCAGAATCTCATGATGTTGGTTTTCCAAGTTCGGATCTGGATATGGGATTTGATGCAAGTTTCACTTCATCTTATAATCTTAACCCTACTTTAGATGAATTAATAAGTGTTAATTTTGACACTCCTCTTCCTGTGTATGGTCATTCAGAGCCAAAAGCGATTCAACAGATTCCTCAGAAAGACTCAAATGATGTATTTCATAACGAGAGGAATGCTGAAACCACTTTCCATGTTGATGCGAGCATAAATACAGCTTATACTTTTGGTTTGAACAATGTTAGCAGTGAAGCATTAACGAAAGAAAATTCAACCAAAGAAGCTGATCAGTTAAGCAAGTTGTTGGAACAGTGTAACTTGTTGCAGGATGGCATAGCTGAGAAGCTCTCTATATACTTCCGAGTGGCTTGA
- the LOC112795808 gene encoding uncharacterized protein translates to MLSVIRGKLRRLCSKIWWTLWKRPRSKVVIRRFRKLSCKSQSRAELWKCDKKATIHSNGGEAGRPIRVVTFNVAMFSLAPAVSELDHGQGGSNRKNSKMVEFPKSILKQSPLHCDSKIVPRSNLKVSINLPDNEISLANSRLLASMREKEGTSVPARSPVCFPFLMNQYEGIDKLTSSRSILEVLQEIDADVVALQDVKAEEEKGMRPLSDLAGALGMKYVFAESWAPEFGNAILSKWPIKRCRVQKIADDEDFRNVLKATIDVPWAGEINFHSTQLDHLDESWRMKQVNAIIHSNDPPHILAGGLNSLCGADYSSERWNDIVKYYEKLGKPRPKTDVMNLMKSKDYVDAKDYAGECEPIVIIAKGQNVQGTCKYGTRVDYILASPNSPYKYVPGSYSVISSKGTSDHHIVKVDIVKMNTFAHRQCKKLKNKVVRIRTPPCSASATDVCKSTPSYLIETKPQI, encoded by the exons ATGCTGAGTGTGATTCGAGGAAAACTCCGCCGGCTTTGTTCCAAGATATGGTGGACTCTATGGAAGCGTCCGAGGTCTAAAGTTGTTATCAGAAGATTCAGGAAACTGAGCTGCAAGAGTCAATCAAGAGCAGAACTTTGGAAGTGTGACAAGAAAGCTACAATACACTCAAATGGTGGTGAAGCTGGAAGGCCGATTCGTGTGGTGACATTCAATGTTGCCATGTTTTCTCTTGCTCCTGCAGTCTCAGAATTGGATCATGGACAAGGAGGATCCAACAGGAAGAATTCCAAAATGGTTGAATTTCCAAAGAGTATACTAAAGCAATCTCCATTGCATTGTGATAGCAAGATTGTTCCAAGATCAAACTTGAAGGTTTCAATTAATCTTCCTGATAATGAGATCTCATTGGCAAACAGTAGATTGCTTGCATCAATGAGGGAAAAAGAAGGGACAAGCGTTCCTGCTCGCTCCCCGGTGTGCTTTCCTTTCCTTATGAATCAGTATGAGGGCATTGACAAGTTGACAAGCAGCAGAAGCATTCTAGAAGTTCTCCAGGAGATCGACGCGGATGTGGTGGCACTGCAGGATGTGAAGGCTGAGGAAGAGAAAGGGATGAGGCCTCTCTCTGATTTGGCAGGTGCTTTGGGGATGAAGTATGTGTTTGCTGAGAGTTGGGCACCAGAATTTGGAAATGCCATCTTATCCAAATGGCCTATTAAGAGGTGCAGAGTTCAGAAGATTGCTGATGATGAAGATTTCAG GAATGTGTTGAAGGCCACAATTGATGTGCCATGGGCAGGGGAAATCAATTTCCACTCTACTCAACTTGATCATTTGGATGAGAGTTGGAGAATGAAGCAAGTTAATGCCATAATCCATTCCAATGACCCTCCTCACATCTTGGCAGGAGGTCTCAATTCTCTTTGTGGAGCTGATTACTCGTCTGAGCGATGGAATGATATTGTTAAG TACTATGAGAAGCTAGGAAAGCCAAGACCAAAGACAGATGTGATGAACTTGATGAAGTCAAAAGACTATGTTGATGCAAAGGACTATGCAGGCGAATGCGAACCCATCGTCATCATCGCCAAAGGCCAAA ATGTGCAGGGGACATGTAAGTATGGAACAAGGGTGGATTACATTTTGGCTTCGCCTAATTCGCCATACAAATATGTTCCAGGTTCATACTCAGTGATTTCTTCAAAGGGAACTTCTGATCACCACATTGTGAAGGTGGACATTGTGAAAATGAACACTTTTGCTCACAGACAATGCAAGAAGCTAAAGAATAAGGTTGTGAGAATAAGAACACCGCCTTGTTCTGCTTCTGCAACTGATGTATGCAAATCAACACCATCATACTTGATTGAAACCAAGCCACAAATTTGA